Proteins found in one archaeon genomic segment:
- a CDS encoding uroporphyrinogen-III synthase — translation MTAERKTVLLTRSHEGNLELEGKLRAMGLEVVALDLLAFRSPSSWFEVDSKLEELARFDWLVFTSSTGARFFSDRMKYLGHPLSWGPKPKVGAVGEGTRGTLAERGVRVDFTPREYLTEALARDLPGPPGSVLLLRADIAEKRMTEVLQGRGFSVEDVPIYRTEKMKIDDPGQVLGTQVIVFGSPSAVDSFCTSIPEGMLNQVLAKTAVCIGPVTAAAARDRGFTSVVMPDRSTFESLLDLVRETMGDR, via the coding sequence TTGACCGCCGAGCGAAAGACCGTCCTGCTTACTCGGTCCCATGAGGGGAACTTGGAACTCGAGGGAAAGCTCAGGGCCATGGGACTCGAGGTAGTCGCTCTCGACCTTCTCGCCTTCCGCTCCCCCTCATCCTGGTTTGAGGTGGACTCGAAGCTCGAGGAACTTGCGCGGTTTGACTGGCTCGTCTTCACCTCCTCCACCGGGGCCAGGTTCTTCTCGGACAGAATGAAGTATCTTGGCCATCCTCTCTCATGGGGGCCCAAGCCTAAGGTGGGGGCCGTAGGAGAAGGGACTAGGGGAACTCTTGCAGAGCGCGGCGTCCGTGTCGACTTCACTCCTCGGGAGTATCTTACCGAGGCCCTGGCGCGCGACCTCCCCGGGCCGCCAGGGAGCGTCCTGCTTCTCCGGGCAGACATCGCCGAGAAGAGGATGACAGAAGTCCTTCAGGGGAGGGGATTCTCGGTCGAGGATGTTCCCATCTACAGGACTGAGAAGATGAAAATCGATGACCCGGGGCAGGTCCTGGGCACCCAGGTGATAGTCTTCGGCAGTCCGTCAGCGGTTGACTCATTTTGTACCTCCATCCCGGAAGGGATGCTGAACCAGGTCCTTGCGAAGACTGCGGTCTGCATAGGGCCGGTGACAGCCGCAGCGGCGAGGGACCGCGGCTTCACCTCGGTGGTCATGCCCGACCGGAGCACTTTCGAATCCCTCCTCGACCTTGTCCGAGAGACCATGGGGGACCGCTAG